In the genome of Bacteroidota bacterium, one region contains:
- a CDS encoding DUF2807 domain-containing protein, translating to MKQFSYTLLFSMALAVLSSCSGVLGVHGEGAAVVEQRSPGVFQKLALDIDADVILHSDSVYRLEITGQRNILDVLTTRVNNNELEIDFSDCVSEYSGITIHVYAPVYVAVSISGSGSIRNNDSLTAASLRIDINGSGTASLQNIRSNSVVSDISGSGNVTLSGSAQLFTHSVSGSGNLKAYDLITQTANLTCSGSGNCEVTVSQTLAVDISGSGDVFYQGNPALNVSISGSGRVVHVN from the coding sequence ATGAAACAATTCAGCTACACATTACTTTTCTCAATGGCCCTTGCGGTGCTTTCTTCGTGCTCAGGTGTGCTGGGTGTACACGGTGAAGGCGCTGCCGTAGTAGAACAACGTTCTCCGGGTGTATTTCAAAAACTGGCTCTTGATATTGATGCCGATGTGATTCTGCACTCCGATTCGGTTTACCGCCTCGAAATAACCGGCCAGCGCAACATACTCGATGTACTTACCACACGCGTAAACAACAACGAACTGGAAATCGACTTTTCAGATTGCGTAAGTGAGTACAGCGGCATCACCATTCATGTGTATGCTCCTGTATATGTGGCGGTCAGCATCAGCGGCTCAGGCAGCATACGCAACAACGACAGCCTCACCGCAGCTTCATTACGCATCGACATTAATGGCTCGGGCACGGCCAGTCTTCAAAACATACGCAGCAATTCGGTTGTTTCCGATATCAGTGGCAGCGGCAACGTAACCCTCAGCGGCAGTGCACAGTTGTTTACCCACTCCGTTTCCGGCAGCGGCAACCTGAAAGCATACGATCTCATCACTCAAACAGCCAACCTCACCTGCTCAGGCAGCGGCAACTGCGAAGTAACTGTATCGCAAACACTTGCGGTTGACATTTCGGGCAGCGGCGACGTGTTTTACCAGGGCAATCCGGCACTAAACGTTTCCATTTCGGGTTCGGGGCGCGTTGTACACGTAAACTAA
- a CDS encoding tetratricopeptide repeat protein, with amino-acid sequence MNRTSAYLSFAALLLLLGAFATSCTTKKNTRVTRGYHNMTSRYNGYFYARESMKDARDKIEKAYVDDYSELLPIFRLPNTPETKGSFADYEKAIKKSTTVIERHAITKKDGEEIAGAVKWIDDSYLIIGQARYYKGEYLSAMEVFNYVTQKYAKFPIRFDGYLWQARTHIGLGGYSQAETLLDMIANDKACPPALLPEIKATYADLYMHTGNYGNAIKYLEEALLITKKKKTRARYTYILAQLYEKTGEEKKAGKLYGEVVEMNPPYEMLFNARISRARLSGANSKTRAGAKKELEKMLTDDKNNEYQDQIYYTLGQLEAAGGDMEGARTFYKKSIAVSAGNAKQKALTYLALGDLYFTETDYINAQAYYDSTMQFLPKDYASYAQIDEKRSSLSTLVRYIKTVRLEDSLQGIVKKYGTDTTGLYAYIDKLIAAKKEEDRKKKEEQEALLQQGGGPVNPVNNPGGSPIGGGNPGGLWYFYNPSTISFGMGEFTRKWGNRKLEDNWRRMNKETYITEDGGDGGSSNTTQAGGNKPGNNDKLGRDFYLKNLPLTPEQLTASDEKIAEALYSLGAIYKEQLRNNARSIEAFEALCQRFPTHKYSLPSHFQLYRIYQSQNNTAKADEHKNYILSKYPQSEYAELIRNPNFEVDKLTEKNKVVRYYEETYVMFTEGKYSEVITRCNYADTTFGRKNENAARFAYIRAVSIGKTQGTPAMEKSLTNLVATFPKDPVKDQAQALLDAIKRQRGDVVSADTAKAAPPYTLDANAEHQFMIVVTKGKGNINNFKIALSDFNMQNYASNGLTISSIILDNQREIILVKGFKDKNSAMSYFSVLKGRPELFAELTAGSYQVFSISKDNYSLFYRSKNTQQYKEFFDKNYVNNTK; translated from the coding sequence GTGAACCGTACTTCCGCATATCTGTCTTTTGCCGCGCTGCTGCTTTTGCTGGGCGCTTTTGCCACATCGTGTACCACCAAGAAAAACACGCGGGTTACCCGTGGTTATCACAACATGACTTCGCGCTACAACGGCTATTTCTATGCCCGCGAAAGCATGAAGGATGCCCGCGACAAGATTGAAAAGGCCTATGTGGACGATTACTCGGAGCTGCTGCCTATTTTCCGCCTGCCCAATACGCCCGAAACAAAAGGGTCGTTTGCCGATTACGAAAAGGCCATAAAGAAATCGACCACCGTTATTGAACGCCACGCCATTACCAAAAAAGACGGTGAAGAAATTGCCGGTGCGGTAAAATGGATTGACGACAGCTACCTGATTATTGGTCAGGCGCGCTACTACAAGGGCGAGTACCTCTCGGCCATGGAGGTGTTTAATTATGTGACGCAGAAATACGCCAAGTTTCCCATTCGTTTTGACGGTTATCTCTGGCAGGCGCGCACACACATCGGGCTGGGTGGCTACAGTCAGGCCGAGACGCTTCTTGACATGATTGCCAACGATAAGGCCTGCCCGCCGGCACTGCTGCCCGAAATAAAGGCAACCTACGCCGATCTGTACATGCACACCGGCAATTACGGCAACGCCATTAAATACCTCGAAGAAGCCCTGCTCATTACCAAAAAGAAAAAGACCCGCGCACGCTACACCTACATTCTGGCGCAGCTTTACGAGAAAACCGGCGAGGAGAAAAAAGCCGGCAAACTCTATGGCGAAGTAGTGGAAATGAATCCGCCCTACGAAATGCTTTTCAATGCGCGCATAAGCCGCGCACGACTGAGCGGAGCCAACAGCAAAACACGCGCCGGCGCCAAAAAGGAACTGGAGAAAATGCTCACCGACGATAAAAACAACGAGTATCAGGACCAGATTTATTACACCCTGGGCCAGCTCGAAGCAGCCGGTGGCGATATGGAAGGCGCCCGCACGTTCTACAAAAAATCAATTGCGGTAAGTGCAGGCAATGCCAAACAAAAAGCACTTACGTATCTGGCGCTCGGCGATTTGTATTTTACGGAAACCGATTACATTAATGCACAGGCCTATTACGACAGTACCATGCAGTTTTTGCCCAAAGACTACGCTTCGTATGCCCAGATTGATGAAAAAAGATCAAGCCTGAGCACCCTGGTACGTTATATAAAAACTGTGCGCCTTGAAGACAGCCTGCAGGGCATTGTAAAAAAGTACGGTACAGACACTACCGGGCTGTATGCCTATATCGACAAACTGATTGCAGCCAAGAAAGAAGAAGACCGTAAGAAAAAAGAAGAACAGGAGGCCTTGCTGCAGCAAGGAGGCGGCCCCGTAAATCCGGTAAATAACCCGGGCGGCAGCCCCATTGGCGGTGGCAACCCGGGCGGGCTTTGGTACTTCTACAATCCGTCCACCATTTCATTCGGCATGGGCGAGTTTACCCGCAAATGGGGCAACCGCAAGCTTGAAGACAACTGGCGGCGGATGAATAAGGAAACCTACATTACCGAAGACGGCGGCGACGGAGGCAGCAGCAATACCACGCAGGCTGGCGGAAACAAACCCGGCAACAACGACAAACTGGGGCGTGATTTTTACCTGAAAAACCTGCCGCTCACGCCCGAACAGCTTACCGCATCTGACGAAAAAATTGCCGAAGCACTATACAGCCTCGGAGCTATTTACAAAGAACAGTTGCGCAACAATGCGCGCTCCATTGAGGCTTTTGAAGCCCTGTGCCAGCGTTTTCCCACACACAAATATTCACTGCCCTCACATTTTCAGCTTTACCGTATTTACCAAAGCCAGAATAATACCGCCAAAGCCGACGAGCATAAAAACTATATCCTCTCAAAATATCCGCAAAGCGAGTATGCTGAACTCATCCGCAACCCGAATTTTGAGGTGGATAAGCTCACCGAAAAAAACAAGGTGGTTCGCTATTACGAGGAAACCTACGTAATGTTTACCGAGGGCAAATACAGCGAAGTAATTACCCGCTGTAATTATGCCGATACCACATTTGGCCGCAAAAACGAAAATGCAGCCCGCTTTGCCTATATCCGCGCCGTAAGTATTGGCAAAACACAAGGCACACCGGCAATGGAAAAATCGCTTACCAACCTTGTGGCCACATTCCCCAAGGATCCGGTAAAAGATCAGGCGCAGGCGCTGCTTGATGCGATAAAACGCCAGCGCGGCGATGTGGTTAGTGCCGACACGGCTAAAGCTGCACCACCCTATACTTTAGATGCCAACGCCGAACACCAGTTTATGATTGTGGTGACTAAAGGCAAGGGAAACATCAACAACTTTAAAATAGCCTTGTCTGATTTCAACATGCAGAATTACGCGTCGAACGGGCTCACTATTTCAAGCATTATTCTGGATAACCAGCGCGAAATTATTCTTGTGAAAGGCTTCAAGGATAAAAATTCGGCCATGAGCTATTTTTCCGTTCTCAAAGGCCGTCCTGAACTGTTTGCCGAACTTACAGCGGGATCTTATCAGGTGTTTAGTATTTCTAAAGACAATTACAGCCTGTTTTACCGCAGTAAAAACACCCAGCAGTACAAGGAGTTTTTCGACAAGAACTACGTAAACAACACGAAATAA
- a CDS encoding AtpZ/AtpI family protein, which produces MTAPPPPNRKRLDPSAARYLSMATYMAVIITAAALGGRWLDARFPLGKIPVFTLVLTLVGVFASIWYFIRDFLKKK; this is translated from the coding sequence ATGACAGCACCGCCACCACCGAACCGCAAACGGCTTGATCCGTCGGCCGCACGTTACCTGAGCATGGCCACCTACATGGCCGTAATTATTACCGCTGCCGCTCTGGGCGGGCGCTGGCTTGATGCGCGTTTCCCGCTGGGCAAAATTCCGGTGTTTACACTGGTGCTTACACTGGTTGGTGTGTTTGCCTCCATCTGGTATTTCATCCGCGATTTTCTGAAGAAGAAATAA
- the atpB gene encoding F0F1 ATP synthase subunit A: MASGHEAKPAHGEHGEEAKFNPGKMIMEHISDAHDWHLWGHTHIPLPVILKTDKGFEFFLSSRFHDNASGVYKGAHYSYKMEENKIEVWDETLNAANHEATHHLYDFSITKNVVTLFIVVIMLMYVFMSIAKAYKRRPGQAPKGMQSFFEPIIIFVRDDLARPALGHKYEKFMPYLLTVFFFIWFSNMLGLIPFFPGGANFTGNITITAALALLTFIITTINGNGHYWRHIFAMPGVPAFVLVILTPIEILGMFLRPFVLMIRLFANISAGHIIALAFYSLIFIFGKGGESMGGGLGVSIVSILFTVFMFAMELLVAFLQAYVFTLLSAIYFGAAVEEHHHEEHDHAHDHAHAAAAH, translated from the coding sequence ATGGCTTCGGGCCATGAGGCCAAGCCTGCCCACGGCGAACATGGTGAAGAAGCCAAGTTCAATCCCGGCAAAATGATCATGGAGCACATCTCCGATGCGCACGACTGGCACCTCTGGGGCCACACGCACATTCCCCTGCCCGTGATCCTGAAAACCGACAAAGGGTTTGAGTTTTTCCTTTCCAGCCGTTTCCACGACAATGCGTCGGGTGTGTACAAAGGTGCCCACTACAGCTACAAAATGGAGGAAAACAAAATTGAGGTTTGGGACGAAACGCTGAATGCGGCCAACCACGAGGCTACCCACCACCTGTATGATTTCTCCATTACCAAGAACGTAGTTACCCTTTTCATTGTGGTAATTATGCTCATGTATGTATTTATGAGCATAGCGAAAGCCTACAAGCGTCGTCCCGGACAGGCGCCCAAGGGCATGCAGTCGTTCTTTGAACCCATTATCATTTTCGTGCGCGATGATCTTGCCAGGCCGGCGCTGGGGCACAAGTACGAGAAGTTTATGCCTTACCTGCTCACGGTATTTTTCTTTATCTGGTTCTCCAACATGCTTGGTCTTATTCCGTTCTTCCCGGGCGGAGCCAACTTTACCGGAAACATCACCATTACCGCTGCGCTAGCCCTGCTTACCTTTATTATTACCACCATTAACGGAAACGGCCACTACTGGCGCCACATTTTTGCCATGCCCGGTGTACCGGCGTTCGTACTGGTTATTCTTACTCCGATTGAAATTCTGGGTATGTTCCTGCGTCCGTTCGTACTCATGATTCGTTTGTTTGCGAACATTTCAGCCGGTCACATCATAGCCCTTGCGTTCTACAGCCTCATCTTCATCTTCGGCAAAGGCGGCGAGTCTATGGGAGGTGGTCTTGGTGTGTCCATAGTATCCATTCTCTTTACCGTGTTCATGTTTGCCATGGAATTACTTGTGGCATTCCTTCAGGCGTATGTATTCACCC
- a CDS encoding polymer-forming cytoskeletal protein — MFNAKGNTSSRTAAADGGSVNIIGSGTSIDGDIVSGGDIRIDGNLKGSVNTRGKLVVGPTGVIEGEVHCQNADISGTVKGNVNVAELLTLKATSKLSGDLVTGKLAIEPGADFSGSCTMAGVTRPALHDSTATTEPQTA; from the coding sequence ATGTTCAATGCAAAAGGCAATACTTCATCACGCACAGCTGCTGCCGATGGCGGTTCAGTAAACATTATTGGTTCGGGCACATCCATTGACGGCGATATTGTTTCGGGCGGCGATATCCGGATTGACGGCAACCTGAAAGGTTCGGTAAACACCCGTGGTAAATTAGTAGTAGGCCCAACCGGTGTAATTGAAGGAGAAGTGCATTGCCAGAACGCCGATATTTCGGGTACTGTAAAAGGCAATGTGAACGTGGCCGAGCTGCTTACACTTAAAGCCACCTCAAAGCTTTCGGGCGATCTGGTGACCGGCAAACTGGCTATTGAGCCCGGTGCCGATTTTTCAGGTTCCTGCACCATGGCCGGTGTAACCAGGCCCGCACTGCATGACAGCACCGCCACCACCGAACCGCAAACGGCTTGA
- a CDS encoding M23 family metallopeptidase, which yields MAKETGKRKWRDRLRRPYRLVVMNDDTFAEQFSLRLTPMGILVLIGVVTIIMTTLVIMLIAFTPLREYIPGYSDPELRNELDMTRQRVDSLNRAAEANSIWVSNLQKILTGTDKPEKPGNPRDTSRTRNIPAAKPSAADTALRREIEGDMNTYSLRLGVKKSSGISGFFFFAPVKGAVTTAYSAAEEHYGVDVAAAESDAVKATLDGTVISAGWTLENGYVIQLQHTNNIVSVYKHNSVLLKKPGQFVKAGDPIAIVGTSGEQSTGPHLHFELWYNGIPLDPQDFISF from the coding sequence ATGGCAAAAGAAACCGGCAAACGCAAATGGAGAGATCGTTTACGCCGCCCTTACAGGCTGGTGGTAATGAACGACGATACCTTTGCCGAGCAGTTTTCGCTGCGGCTTACACCCATGGGCATTCTGGTGCTTATCGGTGTGGTCACAATCATTATGACCACGCTGGTCATCATGCTCATTGCCTTCACCCCGCTGCGCGAATACATTCCCGGCTATTCCGACCCCGAACTGCGCAACGAGCTTGATATGACCCGGCAGCGGGTCGATTCGCTCAACCGGGCGGCCGAGGCCAACAGCATTTGGGTAAGCAACCTGCAAAAAATACTCACCGGCACCGACAAGCCCGAAAAGCCCGGCAACCCGCGCGATACATCCCGCACACGCAACATCCCCGCCGCCAAACCCTCAGCCGCCGACACCGCCCTGCGCCGCGAAATTGAGGGCGACATGAACACCTACTCCCTGCGCCTGGGCGTAAAAAAAAGCAGCGGCATCAGCGGCTTCTTCTTCTTCGCTCCGGTTAAAGGCGCTGTTACTACCGCCTACAGCGCGGCCGAAGAACATTACGGCGTGGATGTGGCCGCCGCCGAATCAGATGCCGTAAAAGCCACGCTCGACGGCACGGTTATTTCGGCCGGGTGGACGCTCGAAAACGGCTATGTCATTCAGCTTCAGCACACCAACAACATCGTCTCGGTGTACAAGCATAACTCGGTGCTGCTCAAAAAACCCGGCCAGTTTGTAAAAGCCGGCGACCCCATTGCCATTGTAGGCACCAGCGGCGAACAAAGCACCGGCCCGCACCTGCACTTCGAGCTTTGGTACAACGGCATCCCGCTCGATCCGCAGGACTTCATCAGCTTCTGA